GTCCTCCAGAGAAcccaaaacctcccaaaatcccctcaaaaCTCCCCTcaggaaccccaaatcccccaaaccccatccaggGACtccaaaaccccccaaatcccctcacaACCCCATTTCCGGccattttcccctcaggatCACCGAGATGGGGAAGTAGTCCCGGAAGTGGTTCCAGACGGGCCAGGCGCGCACCCAGGCGCAAGGGCGCCCCCCGCGGCGGGGCGTGTGCCGGTCcgccagcagccacagcccatAGAGCAGCGCCGGCAGCCAGAGCGGCCCGCGGAGCGCCAGCACGAACAGCACCGTGCACAGCTGGCCTGGGGATCGATAGTCATCGATTGGTTATCGATTAGCAGCTATTGGGGTCCGTTATCGGGTTAGAAATGTGAatatatagatgtatatatatgtttatatatgtttatatatgtatatttaacTATCAGCACGAACAGCACCGTGCACAGCTGGCCTGGGGATCGATAGTCATCGATTGGTTATCGATTAGCAGCTATTGGGGTCCGTTATCGGGTTAGAAATGtgaatatataaatgtatatatatgtttatatatgtatatacatgtatatatatgtatattagCAGGAACGGCACCGTGCACAGCTGGCCTGGGTAATCAATAGTTATCGATTGGTTATCGATTATCAGCTATTGGGTTCCGTTATCGGGTTATAGATAGGgatatgtaaatatttatgtggctgtatgtatataaatataaatataaatataaatataaatataaatataaatataaatataaacataaacaTAAACATAAACATAAACATAAACATAAATACCAGCAGGAATagcactgtgcagagctggccTAGGGATCGATAGTTATTGATAGGATATCGATAGTTATCAATAATTAGATATTGGTTATCgggaatatttaaatatataaagatataaaaatatatataaatatatatacctattatatattatatattatatatattttacttatacttatttatatttttatatatgttaatatttcaatttctatttctatttatatttatatttataataaatatttagcaCCAATAatcattaataattatttatattgaaAATTATCTATTGGTTATCGTTATTGGGTTAGAAATATCAATAAATGCATATAATACAGTAATATgtgctttatatatatatatatatatatataaaaatattcctctggGATTTTATTCCCCAtattatgggatttttttcccccctaattCTGGAATTTTATATCCCAAATTCTGGGACTTTTCCCCCTctaattctgggatttttttgttttaaattctgggattttattccccaaattctgggattttattCCCCATATTCTGGAATTTTCCCCGTCCAATTCTGGGATTTTCCCCGTCCAATTCTGGGACTTTTCCCTctaattctgggattttttgttttaaattctggGATTTTACTCCTctaattctgggatttttttttgtcccaaattttgggattttttaccCCATATTCTGGAATTTTCCCCGTCCaattctgggatttttctctctttaattctgggatttttcccccaaatccccccaactccagacacaaaaaaaacccaaattcagaccccaaaaacccccaaatcttCAGAGCACCCCGAACCCTCCCAGAACTCCAAaactccccaaattccccccaaatccagaccccaaaaccccaaattttccgacccccccaaaaccccaaaaatcccaaatttcagGGTGGGAACTCTCAGGGCTGCCCTAAAGAACTTTGGGGTAAAAAGGGGGGATCAAAGGGGGgctgggggattttggggaccCCCGGCCGAATTTTGGGGACCACCCCCTTAAAATTCCACCCCCGATCACCCCAAATTTCCACCCCAggaaccccaaaaatcccaaatttcagGGTGGGAACTCTCAGGGCTGCCCTGAAGAaatttgggataaaaagggGGGGTCAAAGGAGGGCTGGGGGATTCTGGGGAGCCCCGGCCGGATTTCGGGGACCCccggggggattttggggagccctgggagggTTTTGGGGGCTCACcgagcaggaggaaggagcagacCCACTGCAGCACGGCCAGAGTCTGCAGGCGGCGCCGCAGGGGGAGGCGCAGGGGGGCGAACTCCAGCAGGGGCatgggggggatttggggggtcccgAGGGGGTTTAGGGGAGTCCCGAGGGGATTTAGGGGGTGCCGAGGGGGTTtaggggagatttgggggggaTCTGAGGGGGTTTAGGGGAGGTTtaaaggggattttgggggggtcctggggggatttggggggtcccgagggggtttgggggggtcccgaggggattggggggggggtttaggggggatctgggggggTTTAGGGGGATTTAGGGGGTCCCGAGGGGCTTTGGGGAGGTTtaaaggggatttggggaggattCGGGGGGTCCCGAGGGGGTTTGGGGAGTTCCGAGAGGGTttaggggggatttggggggtcccgagggggtttggggggtcctgaGGAGGTTTGGGGGAGTCCCAAGGGGATTTAGGGGGTGccgagggggtttgggggggattttggggagttCCGAGGGGGTTTATGGGGGATTTAGGGAGGAtctgagggggtttggggggatttaAGGGGGGATCCGGGGGGGTTTAGGGGGTCccgaggggatttggggggtcctgaGGAGGTTTGGGGGAGTCCCGAGGGGATTTAGGGGGTGCCGAGGGGGTTTAGGGGGGATTTAGGGAGGAtctgagggggtttggggggatttaAGGGGGGATCCGGGGGATTTTAGGGGGTCCCGAGGGGATTTGAGGGGTCCTGAGGGGGTTCAGGGAGGATTTAGGGGGGTCccaaggggatttgggggaatttaGGGGGGATCTGAGGGGGTTTAGGGGGTcctgagggggtttgggggggatttggggaggttTAAAGGGGATTtaggggggattttggggggtcccgAGGGGGTTTAGGGGAGATCCGGGGGGGATTTAGGGGTTCccgagggggtttgggggggattttggggggttccgaggggatttggggagttCCGAGAGGGTTTAGGGGGGGATTTAGGGGGGTCCCGAGGAGGTTTGGGGGGGTCCGGGATCGCAGGAggggttactgggagcactgggatgattttgggggggttactgggagcactgggggggttactgggagcactgggatgattttgggggggttactgggagcactggggggtTACTGGGAGCGGGAGGGAGTTACTGGGAGCGCAGGGTGAGAGTTACTGGGAGCCACTGGTTtgaactgggaatggggcagaggTTACTGGGGGGATGGGGGAGGGATCACTGGGAGCCACTGGGTCGAACtggggcggccccgccccctcccagGGGGAATTTTTTGGGCAATTTTGGGCGATTTTGGGGTTGTGAAAGGGGCGGGAGGGAGGTGAAAGGTgagggagggggcggggccacGCAAAGAGGGGCGGGATTTAGGGGATCACGTGGGAGAGTGGGCGTGGCTTCATCGTGCCCACGTGAGAATGGGCGGGGCTTGTGCAAAAGAGGCGGGGTTTGTGCAAACTCAATCTGGGGAtactgggaggaactgggaggaactgggatcGCACCTCCAATGGCGTCCCCGTGTCCTTGTGTCCCATCTCAGGTGCTTTAaccaaataaaccccaaaatccGGGTTTTTTCACCCAAAATCCGGGTGGTTTTCACCCAAAATTCAGGGGTTTTTTCACCCAAAATCCGGGTGTTTTGGTCCAAAATTCAGGATTTTCTCCCGAAATTGAGTGTCCCTCGCTAAATTGGGGGTGTCCCTCCCAAAAATGGGGTGCGGGGTTAAAGGGCGCCGGCGGGATTCGAACCCGGGACCTCCTGTTTACTTCAATCAGGTATTTTAACCAAATAAACCCCTAAAAATCGCGGTTTTTCACCCAAAAAccgggtttttttttccccaaaactcGTTGTTTTCCCCCCAAATAGAATGTCCAGCATGAAATTGGGGGTGTTCCCCCCAAAAATTGGGGCGCCCCGGTAAAAGGCACCGGCGGGATTCGAACCCGCGACATCGGGTCggcagaggaagagcagctctCAATATGAATgagcagcaaatcccaaagttcATTGATAACTCACCCACATTTctattggtgttaatgaagcttttACATATTACAAAGCTGAGCTCGTGATTGGTTAAACACACGTGAATCAGCCACGCCCACATCTATAAATAAGCTATAATAATGAGTAATAAATAatctaatgattattttggtTCTACGTTTACATTCCTGTGGCTGTTCTACCTGGGCCATCTTCGtttttctggcaaaagattctctcccccatcttcACGTTGCAGCAAAGGTCACCATGAGCCTTGGCAGTGATTGTGACActcaggggacacaggtgacactcagGTGACACTCAGGTGACACTCAGGTGACACTCAGGTGACACAGAGGTGACACATAGCTCAGATGGAGATGCTCTcggtgacacaggtgacacacaggtgacaggtgacacaggtgacacaggtgccATCAGATGGAGATGCTCTCGGTGACGCAGGTGGTGGTTGatgacacaggtgacactcaggtgacactcaggtgacacaggtgacactcaggtga
The genomic region above belongs to Molothrus ater isolate BHLD 08-10-18 breed brown headed cowbird unplaced genomic scaffold, BPBGC_Mater_1.1 matUn_MA280, whole genome shotgun sequence and contains:
- the LOC118701378 gene encoding LOW QUALITY PROTEIN: 2-acylglycerol O-acyltransferase 2-B-like (The sequence of the model RefSeq protein was modified relative to this genomic sequence to represent the inferred CDS: inserted 1 base in 1 codon): MPLLEFAPLRLPLRRRLQTLAVLQWVCSFLLLGQLCTVLFVLALRGPLWLPALLYGLWLLADRHTPRRGGRPCAWVRAWPVWNHFRDYFPISLIRTVPLDPGRNYVFGFHPHGXLAAGAFGNFCTEATGFGRLFPGLQPRLLTLPCWFRLPLFRDYAMAGGEERVNKGRNSRQG